A genome region from Anastrepha ludens isolate Willacy chromosome 3, idAnaLude1.1, whole genome shotgun sequence includes the following:
- the LOC128856327 gene encoding U4/U6.U5 tri-snRNP-associated protein 2: MSTNGIAPKRAKMETKFTPNGKVKEAPDEYELEPSAFNPKYRVCPYLDTINRHLLDFDFEKLCSISLTRINVYACLVCGKYFQGRGTNTHAYTHSVSEAHHVFLNLQTLRFYCLPDNYEIIDSSLDDIKYVLNPTFEPKDIRQLDRSEPKYSRTVDGTLYLPGVVGLNNIKANDYCNVVLHALSHVGPLRDYFLREQSYAKIKRPPGDSIFNLVQRFGELMRKMWNPRNFKAHVSPHEMLQAVVLWSNKRFQITEQGDPIDFLSWFLHTLHRAMKGNKKPDSSIIYKIFLGEMKIYTRKIPPVELDDTQKSLLLATEEYQEKCEDSNFLYLTCDLPPPPLFTDEFRENIIPQVNLYQLLAKFNGTTEKEYNTYKDNFLKRFEITRLPQYIILYIKRFTKNTFFLEKNPTIVNFPIKNVDFGDILSMKNRELLKNTKYNLVANIVHDGEPKKGTYRAHILHKANGQWYEMQDLHVTEILPQMITLTESYIQIYERNNEL; this comes from the exons atgtcaacaaatg GTATCGCGCCGAAAAGGGCGAAAATGGAGACGAAGTTTACGCCAAACGGCAAAGTCAAGGAGGCGCCCGATGAATATG AACTGGAACCCTCTGCTTTCAATCCGAAATACCGCGTTTGCCCATACCTGGACACCATAAATCGGCACTTATTGGATTTTGATTTCGAGAAATTGTGTTCCATCTCACTGACTCGCATAAATGTTTACGCCTGCCTGGTGTGCGGAAAATACTTTCAAGGTCGGGGTACCAACACGCACGCTTATACGCATTCCGTATCCGAGGCGCATCACGTCTTTCTGAATCTACAGACGCTGCGTTTCTATTGCCTTCCAGATAATTATGAAATTATCGACTCTTCACTGGACGACATTAAATATGTGCTGAATCCGACTTTTGAACCCAAGGACATACGGCAGCTGGATCGCTCGGAACCGAAATACTCACGCACAGTCGATGGTACACTTTATCTGCCCGGTGTGGTAGGACTGAACAACATAAAGGCCAACGACTACTGCAATGTGGTGCTGCACGCGCTCTCACACGTGGGTCCGTTGCGCGACTATTTCCTGCGTGAacaaagttatgcaaaaatcaAGAGGCCACCAGGTGATTCCATCTTCAATTTGGTGCAACGATTTGGCGAGCTGATGCGAAAAATGTGGAATCCACGGAATTTCAAGGCACATGTGTCGCCGCACGAAATGCTGCAGGCAGTGGTATTGTGGTCCAATAAACGCTTTCAGATAACCGAACAAGGTGATCCAATTGATTTTCTATCGTGGTTCTTACACACATTACATCGCGCCATGAAGGGCAACAAGAAGCCAGATTCGTCCATTATCTACAAAATCTTTTTGGGTGAGATGAAAATTTATACGCGCAAAATACCGCCGGTTGAGCTTGATGATACGCAGAAGTCGCTGCTTCTTGCTACAGAAGAATATCAGGAAAAATGTGAGGACTCAAACTTCTTATATCTCACATGTGACCTGCCACCGCCACCGTTATTCACCGATGAATTTCGTGAAAATATTATACCGCAGGTGAACCTTTACCAGTTGCTAGCGAAATTCAATGGCACCACCGAAAAGGAATACAATACATATAAGGATAATTTTCTAAAACGTTTCGAAATCACGCGGCTGCCACAGTATATCATACTGTATATCAAACGATTCACAAAGAACACTTTCTTTCTGGAGAAAAATCCTACAATAGTTAATTTTCCCATTAA AAATGTAGACTTTGGCGATATTTTGTCAATGAAGAACCGCGAGCTGCTCAAAAATACCAAATACAATTTAGTGGCGAACATTGTGCATGATGGTGAACCGAAAAAGGGTACTTATCGTGCGCATATATTGCACAAAGCCAATGGTCAGTGGTATGAAATGCAAGATTTGCACGTAACCGAAATATTGCCACAAATGATAACACTCACAGAATCGTACATTCAAATTTATGAGCGCAATAATGAATTATAG